A window of Caretta caretta isolate rCarCar2 chromosome 13, rCarCar1.hap1, whole genome shotgun sequence contains these coding sequences:
- the RBM12 gene encoding RNA-binding protein 12 — protein MAVVIRLQGLPIVAGTMDIRHFFSGLTIPDGGVHIVGGELGEAFIVFATDEDARLGMMRTGGTIKGSKVTLLLSSKTEMQNMIELSRRRFETANLDMPPANASRSGPPPNSGMSSRVNLPTTVPNFNNPSPSVVTAATSVHESNKNIPTFSTASMGTAPPNLGATFGSPTFSSTIPSTASPMNTVPPPPIPPIPSMPSLPPMPSIPPIPVPPPVPTLPPVPPVPPIPPVPPVPPMTPMPPMSGMPPMNPPPIAPLPTGMNGSGTAMSMNSGLNPLFMGPMNPVNPIQMNSQSGMKPHSINPDDLYVSVHGMPFSATESDVKDFFHGLRVDAVHMLKDHVGRNNGNGLVKFFSPQDTFEALKRNRMLMIQRYVEVSPATERQWVSAGGHITFKQTMGPTGQTHPPPQTLSRSKSPSGQKRSRSRSPHEQGFCVYLKGLPFESENKHVIDFFKKLDIVEDSIYIAYGPNGKAIGEGFVEFRNEADYKAALCHHKQYIGNRFIQVHPITKKGMLEKIDMIRKRLQNFSYDQREVMMNTEGETGPPKLCAHISNIPYNITKMEILQFLEGLSVEENSVQILVDNNGQGLGQALVQFKTEDDARKSERLHRKKLNGRDVILRIITLEEMREIERNPPSQGKKLLKMPMQGNAAMPGVQNAGGDEHSFMGGNSKDANNGPPFNFPSNFSGSNTFGPPLPPPGMGGFGDSRPGMPSVGSSGLPGAGIDVPVFGSGPSNLSGPSSFGGGPQNFGNGPGNLGGPPSFGSGPPGIAGGLGHLSGPPGFGPGPGNLHISGPPGFGTGSGKPGPTVIKVQNMPFTVSVDEILDFFYGYQVIPGSVCLKYNEKGMPTGEAMVAFESRDEAMAAVVDLNDRPIGSRKVKLVLG, from the coding sequence ATGGCTGTGGTCATCCGCTTGCAAGGTCTCCCGATTGTGGCGGGGACCATGGACATTCGCCACTTCTTCTCTGGATTGACCATTCCTGATGGGGGCGTGCATATTGTAGGGGGTGAACTGGGTGAGGCTTTCATCGTTTTTGCCACTGATGAAGATGCAAGGCTTGGTATGATGCGCACAGGTGGTACCATTAAAGGGTCAAAAGTAACGCTGTTGCTGAGCAGTAAAACTGAAATGCAAAACATGATAGAACTTAGTCGTAGGCGTTTTGAAACTGCCAATTTAGACATGCCACCAGCTAATGCTAGCAGGTCTGGACCACCGCCTAATTCTGGAATGAGTAGTAGGGTAAACTTACCTACTACAGTACCTAATTTTAACAATCCTTCTCCTAGTGTAGTAACTGCAGCTACTTCTGTGCATGAAAGCAACAAAAACATACCCACATTCTCAACTGCCAGTATGGGAACTGCACCACCAAATCTTGGAGCTACCTTTGGTAGCCCAACGTTTAGCTCAACTATACCTAGCACAGCATCCCCTATGAACACAGTACCACCTCCACCAATTCCTCCTATCCCATCTATGCCATCTTTGCCACCAATGCCTTCTATTCCCCCCATACCTGTCCCGCCTCCTGTACCTACGCTGCCCCCTGTTCCCCCTGTACCACCAATACCCCCTGTTCCTCCTGTACCACCAATGACACCTATGCCTCCCATGTCAGGAATGCCTCCTATGAATCCTCCACCTATAGCACCTTTACCTACTGGAATGAATGGGTCTGGAACAGCAATGAGTATGAACAGTGGCTTGAATCCATTGTTTATGGGTCCTATGAATCCTGTAAATCCTATTCAGATGAATTCTCAAAGTGGTATGAAACCTCATTCTATCAATCCAGATGACTTGTATGTCAGTGTTCATGGAATGCCCTTTTCTGCAACAGAATCTGATGTGAAAGACTTTTTCCATGGGCTCCGTGTGGATGCAGTACATATGCTGAAGGATCACGTAGGCCGAAATAATGGAAATGGACTAGTTAAGTTTTTCTCTCCTCAAGATACTTTTGAAGCACTGAAGCGAAACAGAATGCTGATGATTCAGCGCTATGTTGAAGTTAGTCCTGCAACAGAGAGACAGTGGGTGTCTGCTGGAGGTCATATAACTTTCAAGCAAACCATGGGTCCTACTGGACAAACCCATCCTCCTCCGCAGACGCTTTCTAGGTCCAAATCTCCTAGTGGACAGAAAAGGTCACGGTCAAGATCTCCTCATGAGCAGGGTTTCTGTGTTTATTTGAAAGGTCTTCCCTTTGAATCAGAGAACAAACATGTGatagatttctttaaaaagttagATATTGTTGAAGACAGTATTTATATAGCTTATGGACCCAATGGGAAAGCAATTGGTGAAGGCTTTGTTGAGTTCAGGAATGAAGCTGACTACAAGGCAGCTTTGTGTCATCATAAACAGTACATAGGGAACCGTTTTATTCAAGTTCATCCCATAACCAAAAAGGGTATGTTAGAAAAGATAGACATGATTCGGAAAAGATTGCAGAACTTCAGCTATGACCAGAGAGAGGTCATGATGAATACTGAGGGAGAAACAGGCCCACCAAAGTTGTGTGCACATATATCAAATATTCCATACAATATTACAAAAATGGAAATCCTTCAGTTTCTAGAGGGACTGTCAGTGGAAGAAAACTCTGTGCAAATTCTTGTTGATAACAATGGGCAAGGTTTAGGACAAGCACTGGTTCAGTTCAAAACAGAAGATGATGCTCGTAAGTCAGAGCGCCTACACCGTAAAAAGCTGAATGGAAGAGATGTTATTTTACGTATTATCACCTTAGAAGAAATGAGAGAAATTGAGAGAAATCCACCATCCCAAGGGAAGAAGTTGCTGAAAATGCCAATGCAAGGGAATGCAGCAATGCCAGGAGTGCAAAATGCTGGTGGTGATGAGCATTCCTTTATGGGTGGTAACTCAAAAGATGCAAATAATGGCCCTCCGTTTAATTTTCCCAGTAATTTTAGTGGATCTAACACATTTGGTCCCCCTCTTCCACCACCAGGAATGGGTGGCTTTGGTGATTCTAGACCAGGAATGCCTTCAGTTGGAAGTAGTGGTTTACCTGGTGCCGGTATTGATGTCCCAGTTTTTGGGAGTGGTCCTAGTAATCTGAGTGGACCATCAAGTTTTGGAGGGGGACCTCAAAACTTCGGGAATGGGCCTGGTAATTTAGGTGGGCCTCCTAGCTTTGGTAGTGGCCCTCCTGGTATTGCAGGTGGTCTTGGACATTTAAGTGGACCTCCAGGGTTTGGACCTGGACCAGGAAACTTACATATTAGTGGACCCCCTGGTTTTGGAACAGGTTCTGGAAAGCCAGGGCCAACGGTCATTAAAGTGCAAAACATGCCTTTTACGGTATCAGTGGATGAAATTTTGGATTTCTTTTATGGTTACCAAGTGATCCCAGGTTCTGTGTGTTTAAAGTACAATGAAAAAGGTATGCCCACAGGAGAAGCAATGGTTGCATTTGAGTCTCGTGATGAAGCAATGGCAGCTGTTGTTGATCTCAATGACAGACCTATAGGTTCAAGAAAAGTCAAACTTGTTTTAGGGTAG